A section of the Leptospira kobayashii genome encodes:
- a CDS encoding histone deacetylase family protein gives MTDLRAKTAIAFCDEFLKHDTGIGHPETKGRLESILAKLQNLSSDKFVWQKEITGATPEQIGMIHDLNYIRSFEDASATHSFGYFDADTPFSSVSYRAATLAAGAGIHLADRILASEIQNGFALVRPPGHHAESTHAMGFCFFNNVAITAKYLQSKGIKRILILDWDVHHGNGTQHQFYEDDSVYFISFHQYPFYPGTGAGQERGSGKGKGFTLNFPLPRSSEEYDYLKLWPGLQKEMESFQPEFVLISAGFDAHKNDPLGGMQLTTSSFETFTFKILEEAKLYAKGRVLSFLEGGYDFTALAESVNVHLQALAG, from the coding sequence ATGACCGATTTACGAGCTAAAACAGCGATCGCCTTTTGTGATGAATTTTTAAAACATGATACCGGAATCGGTCATCCGGAAACAAAAGGTAGGTTGGAATCCATTTTAGCGAAATTGCAAAATCTTTCTTCAGATAAATTTGTCTGGCAAAAAGAAATAACCGGGGCAACACCGGAACAAATCGGTATGATTCATGATTTGAATTATATTCGTTCTTTTGAAGATGCTTCCGCCACACATTCGTTCGGTTATTTTGATGCGGATACTCCGTTTTCTTCCGTCTCCTATCGGGCAGCAACTCTTGCCGCGGGTGCAGGAATCCATTTGGCGGATCGTATACTTGCGAGTGAAATTCAAAACGGATTCGCTTTGGTTCGCCCTCCCGGTCATCACGCCGAGTCTACTCATGCCATGGGATTTTGTTTTTTCAATAATGTGGCAATCACTGCCAAATACCTTCAGTCGAAAGGAATCAAACGGATTTTGATTTTGGATTGGGATGTGCATCATGGAAATGGCACACAACATCAGTTTTACGAAGATGACTCCGTATATTTTATATCTTTTCATCAATACCCTTTTTATCCGGGAACCGGAGCGGGACAGGAAAGAGGATCGGGAAAAGGAAAAGGTTTTACCCTCAACTTTCCTCTTCCCAGAAGTTCGGAAGAGTATGATTATCTGAAACTTTGGCCGGGTTTACAAAAAGAGATGGAATCGTTTCAACCGGAATTCGTTTTGATTTCCGCTGGATTCGATGCTCATAAGAATGATCCTTTGGGTGGAATGCAATTGACTACTTCATCGTTTGAGACATTTACTTTTAAGATTTTGGAAGAAGCCAAATTGTATGCAAAAGGAAGAGTTCTCTCCTTTTTGGAAGGAGGATATGATTTTACCGCTTTGGCAGAGTCGGTGAATGTACATTTGCAGGCTTTGGCAGGGTAA
- the radA gene encoding DNA repair protein RadA: MAKKPPAKIFICKSCGAQSQRWAGKCSDCGEWNSIEELVGNGGARFETPAVVRSHDRRYAPPVPITQVEESKWDRISTGLSEIDLVLGGGIVPGSLILIGGEPGVGKSTLVLEMAREIVRAGKVLYISGEESAAQIALRAKRMGIEDKNLLLSSEIYAENISAMLTDTNPVVLFVDSIQTILKENLVNQAGTVTQLRESTQVFLETAKRTGIPIFLTGHITKEGLIAGPKVLEHLVDTVLYFEGDRVNYYRILRAVKNRFGAVGDTAIFEMVAGGLKQVTDRNSLFVTSHSEERSGSVISSVMEGSRAIAVEVQALVTKSSFGQARRMAEGLDNRRVILLAAVLEKYLGLALSQSDIFSNLAGGLTIDEPSLDLAIAVAIGSSFKERVAPRNTAYLGEVGLSGEVRPIGQMALRLKALAGVGIESVVIPSGNKEEALSLFPANKIKAIGHLKDLGDW; this comes from the coding sequence ATGGCAAAAAAGCCACCCGCAAAAATTTTCATCTGTAAATCCTGCGGAGCCCAGTCCCAGAGATGGGCGGGGAAATGTTCCGACTGCGGAGAATGGAATAGCATAGAAGAATTGGTGGGAAACGGAGGCGCGAGGTTTGAAACTCCCGCGGTCGTTCGTTCACATGATAGACGTTATGCGCCTCCGGTGCCGATCACTCAAGTGGAAGAGTCCAAATGGGATCGGATTTCCACAGGTCTTTCCGAGATCGATTTGGTGCTCGGAGGAGGAATCGTTCCCGGAAGTCTTATTCTGATCGGAGGGGAACCGGGAGTGGGCAAGTCCACACTTGTGCTTGAAATGGCGCGGGAGATTGTGCGTGCAGGAAAGGTTCTTTATATTTCGGGAGAAGAGTCGGCTGCGCAAATCGCACTTCGTGCAAAACGAATGGGGATTGAAGATAAGAATCTACTTCTTTCTTCCGAGATCTATGCGGAAAATATTTCCGCAATGCTTACGGATACAAATCCTGTTGTTCTATTTGTTGATTCCATTCAAACGATCTTAAAAGAAAATCTGGTGAACCAGGCAGGCACCGTCACACAACTACGCGAGTCGACACAAGTGTTTTTGGAGACTGCAAAACGTACCGGCATTCCTATTTTCCTTACAGGTCATATCACGAAAGAGGGACTCATCGCAGGTCCGAAAGTATTGGAACATTTGGTGGATACCGTTTTATATTTTGAAGGTGATCGTGTGAACTATTACCGTATCCTTCGTGCTGTGAAAAACCGTTTCGGTGCCGTCGGCGATACTGCTATCTTCGAAATGGTGGCCGGTGGATTGAAACAAGTGACGGATCGGAACAGTTTGTTTGTTACTTCTCATTCGGAAGAAAGATCGGGGAGTGTGATCTCATCGGTGATGGAAGGTTCCCGTGCGATCGCAGTGGAAGTGCAGGCACTTGTCACCAAATCTTCATTTGGTCAGGCAAGAAGGATGGCGGAAGGGTTGGACAATCGAAGGGTGATTCTACTTGCCGCAGTATTGGAAAAATATTTGGGCCTCGCACTTTCCCAATCGGATATTTTCAGCAATCTCGCTGGCGGCCTTACCATTGACGAACCGAGTTTGGATTTGGCGATTGCAGTTGCCATCGGTTCCTCATTCAAGGAAAGAGTTGCACCGCGTAACACTGCTTATTTGGGTGAAGTGGGTCTTTCGGGGGAAGTTCGTCCTATCGGTCAAATGGCTCTTCGATTGAAGGCGCTTGCCGGAGTGGGGATCGAGTCGGTAGTCATTCCTTCGGGAAATAAAGAAGAGGCTCTTTCCTTATTCCCAGCAAACAAAATAAAGGCGATCGGTCATTTGAAAGACTTGGGAGATTGGTAA
- a CDS encoding putative glycoside hydrolase has protein sequence MKFLTPILLVFTSILVNFCSTIGSQDAKKAKSYSGEAPPFIEGLYINTKTIRDKKFWNVLFTTMQERGMNAAVLDIQPVAPTKDQVDDLKSRGIYPIARVVNFEGGLLEKSPSPSLMLSIQKAIRTACLAGFKEIQLDYIRYADGGTKFSMSYEKRYESILSIISDHKEKTKDVCGSDVTWSADIFGRVPFIENDVIGQKVEPFSEKLDALYPMLYPSHFYGLTKRVADPYGTIKDGLDLTMERAKEGTRAIAWVQGFRMMIGPSRLSYQDYIKVQMLGAKDSGGNGFIVWNAGNDYADTLEAYEEYKKEKDLDRSKPSAP, from the coding sequence ATGAAATTTCTGACTCCCATATTACTAGTATTCACTTCCATCCTAGTCAATTTTTGTTCTACGATTGGATCACAAGACGCCAAAAAAGCAAAGTCCTATTCCGGAGAAGCACCTCCGTTTATCGAAGGATTGTATATTAATACAAAAACCATTCGTGATAAAAAGTTTTGGAATGTACTTTTTACAACCATGCAGGAAAGGGGAATGAATGCTGCGGTCCTGGACATTCAACCGGTTGCCCCTACCAAAGATCAGGTTGATGACCTGAAGTCACGGGGGATCTATCCGATTGCACGCGTGGTGAATTTCGAAGGAGGACTGCTTGAAAAATCCCCTTCACCGAGTCTGATGTTATCCATCCAAAAAGCAATTCGCACAGCTTGCCTTGCAGGATTCAAAGAGATTCAATTGGATTACATTCGTTATGCGGACGGTGGAACGAAATTCAGTATGAGCTATGAAAAAAGATATGAAAGTATTCTTTCCATCATCTCCGATCATAAGGAAAAAACCAAAGACGTTTGCGGCTCGGACGTAACCTGGAGTGCTGATATTTTCGGAAGAGTGCCTTTCATAGAAAACGACGTGATCGGCCAAAAGGTCGAGCCGTTCAGCGAAAAATTGGACGCACTCTACCCTATGCTCTACCCTTCTCATTTTTACGGGCTGACGAAAAGAGTCGCCGATCCTTACGGAACGATCAAAGACGGATTGGATCTTACTATGGAAAGAGCCAAAGAAGGAACCCGTGCAATCGCATGGGTGCAAGGATTTAGGATGATGATAGGGCCGAGCAGACTTTCCTATCAAGATTATATCAAGGTGCAGATGTTAGGTGCAAAAGATTCTGGAGGTAACGGATTTATCGTATGGAATGCCGGCAATGATTATGCCGACACACTGGAAGCTTACGAAGAATATAAAAAAGAAAAAGATTTGGATAGATCCAAACCTTCCGCTCCTTAA
- a CDS encoding putative lipoprotein gives MVQNKASLIVSMLVALVLTSQCSFLDSASGVSGRVGFSISDSTSSLFKMLSTSVTSISGSSSGGKEEALREYREDVKSALVLYHNHPNSQKDLENDLDAIAKEHGLVHWKNHPATYIAMGQGIRAAGASYSELEEITSKVSLNHKQMASLLKEGYQSLR, from the coding sequence ATGGTTCAAAACAAAGCCAGTCTCATAGTTTCCATGTTAGTTGCCTTGGTTCTAACTTCACAATGCTCTTTTTTAGATTCCGCATCCGGCGTCAGTGGCCGAGTGGGATTCTCCATATCGGACTCCACTTCCAGTTTATTCAAAATGCTTAGCACAAGTGTGACTTCCATTTCTGGTTCATCCTCCGGTGGAAAAGAAGAAGCCCTAAGAGAATACAGAGAAGATGTAAAATCAGCTCTCGTTTTATATCACAATCACCCGAACTCTCAGAAAGATCTGGAAAATGATTTGGATGCAATCGCAAAAGAACACGGGTTAGTTCATTGGAAAAATCACCCTGCCACTTATATTGCGATGGGGCAAGGAATCCGCGCTGCAGGTGCTTCCTATTCCGAATTGGAAGAGATCACTTCCAAAGTTTCCCTCAATCACAAACAAATGGCTTCCTTATTGAAAGAAGGTTACCAATCCTTACGCTAA
- a CDS encoding lipase secretion chaperone translates to MDKKNIFIISGLALVVVISVFFLSKKLGNSKDNSSYTESGSPDGSSDPNLNPLGSSSQFWDEALSPFRDEEKKSYLELVGDLQSGKINFVWEIWALRRKCDPSYKAEQCNATLLAYIDANYESPDKEKIKDLFESYFKYETAIHQLEIPASTSFEDKYEILKAKRKQVLGDEKEELIFGMEEAQVQFMEGSRNFIVSSKNMSPEDRVRKYQDLKKKTYGSYYESVVGREDKFDHYQTEIELREKEFAGLNAEEKEKKLATLETKYFGKERAAAMAKVRKEESDEKHKISDYEKQEKEFLSQNSSLSASEKEKKLKELRVKILGEEEADAYARRAQLEKETGN, encoded by the coding sequence ATGGATAAAAAAAATATTTTCATCATCAGTGGTCTCGCGCTAGTCGTAGTCATTTCTGTTTTTTTCTTAAGTAAAAAACTCGGTAACTCAAAGGATAACTCTAGTTATACGGAATCCGGAAGTCCGGACGGTAGTTCCGATCCGAACTTGAATCCGTTGGGAAGCTCTTCTCAGTTTTGGGATGAGGCGCTTTCTCCATTTCGGGATGAAGAGAAAAAAAGTTACTTGGAACTGGTGGGAGATCTCCAATCCGGAAAAATCAACTTTGTTTGGGAAATTTGGGCACTCAGACGCAAATGTGATCCCAGTTATAAAGCGGAGCAATGCAATGCTACCTTGCTTGCTTATATAGATGCTAATTATGAAAGTCCTGATAAGGAAAAAATAAAAGACCTGTTCGAGAGTTATTTTAAATACGAAACCGCAATTCACCAATTGGAAATCCCCGCAAGTACCAGTTTCGAAGATAAATACGAAATTCTGAAGGCGAAGAGAAAGCAAGTATTAGGTGATGAAAAAGAAGAATTGATTTTCGGAATGGAAGAAGCACAGGTTCAGTTTATGGAAGGTTCCAGAAATTTTATCGTTTCTTCCAAAAACATGAGTCCTGAAGATCGGGTTCGCAAATATCAAGATCTCAAAAAGAAAACTTACGGATCTTATTATGAGTCGGTAGTCGGCAGAGAAGACAAGTTCGATCATTATCAAACAGAGATCGAGTTGAGAGAAAAAGAGTTCGCAGGACTAAATGCCGAAGAAAAGGAAAAAAAATTAGCAACTCTCGAGACCAAATACTTTGGAAAAGAAAGAGCTGCTGCCATGGCAAAAGTTCGTAAAGAAGAATCGGATGAAAAACATAAAATCTCTGATTACGAAAAACAAGAAAAAGAATTTTTATCTCAGAACTCCAGCTTAAGTGCTTCCGAAAAGGAAAAAAAATTAAAAGAACTCAGAGTGAAAATTTTGGGTGAAGAGGAGGCGGACGCATATGCCCGCCGTGCTCAATTGGAAAAAGAAACCGGAAATTAA
- a CDS encoding dolichyl-phosphate-mannose--protein mannosyltransferase codes for MIFLLILPYLIYILSSLLKTPPWFILLSSNLLIPVSLVFATFTIFFYIKQDKLLNPIHRFESKILYPILPVCFALYFLLMLVFPLADLSWGDGILLLETNALETDLFGYQLAMDEIGETTIHSFVSRLLTFLGMESDPRNSYRLLSSLSGLIILSLLGWYLPNQTSRTRKVSGGFLFLGAGGFLLFFGYAENYTLVSLIIFLTIFILRKQIRKENSYRRILFTATILVSIGIYFHLVAGYLAVLLFYLWYEFSPKENKWKDLLLCTILGSVLLGIGFGYFLFVSDPTIDRQSSHVLHPPFYPLKRLVSANHFKEILSVIWWNASVPFSILIFSLIFYRNRFKEIFRRKENKLVLIAAFAFLLHGFFHNPQLGFPADWDLMGFYWIPLTWIAWVLWKEIDSISVYFLPLLAFSLFLQIGNAIILSKTSPEKEIVLKQTNQLVLEYSKQNKELIRNLPKTEKKFYAKTDFFLFKAERITNSLCEFPEKNNQLKDLVDLRKEWRAAYAAKKPKDKVWYKDFITRATITNTKYVKSLEANKICHPEL; via the coding sequence ATGATTTTTCTTCTAATTTTACCTTACCTGATTTATATTCTTTCCTCTTTGTTAAAAACACCACCTTGGTTCATTCTCTTGAGTTCCAACCTGCTGATTCCGGTCTCTTTGGTATTTGCAACTTTCACGATATTCTTTTATATCAAACAAGACAAATTACTGAATCCGATTCATAGATTCGAATCTAAGATTCTATATCCGATCTTACCGGTTTGTTTTGCTCTTTATTTTCTACTGATGCTCGTTTTCCCTCTGGCGGATTTGAGTTGGGGAGACGGAATTTTGCTTCTGGAAACCAATGCATTGGAAACGGATCTTTTCGGATATCAGCTGGCGATGGATGAGATCGGAGAAACCACGATCCATAGCTTCGTATCCAGACTGCTTACTTTCCTCGGAATGGAATCCGATCCTAGAAATTCCTATCGTTTGTTATCCAGTCTTTCCGGGCTGATCATCTTAAGTTTACTCGGATGGTATTTGCCAAATCAAACATCCCGAACCCGTAAAGTATCAGGCGGTTTTTTATTTTTAGGAGCCGGAGGATTTTTATTATTCTTCGGTTACGCCGAGAATTATACGCTTGTTAGTTTGATTATTTTTCTAACTATATTCATTCTTCGAAAACAAATCAGGAAAGAAAATTCCTATAGAAGGATACTTTTCACCGCTACGATTTTGGTTTCCATCGGAATCTACTTTCATCTGGTAGCGGGTTACCTGGCGGTGTTGTTATTCTATCTTTGGTATGAATTTTCTCCGAAAGAAAATAAATGGAAGGATCTGCTATTATGTACCATACTCGGCTCCGTTTTACTTGGAATCGGATTCGGATATTTTCTATTCGTAAGTGACCCGACTATCGACAGACAAAGTAGTCATGTACTTCACCCTCCTTTCTATCCTTTGAAAAGATTGGTTTCCGCAAACCATTTCAAAGAAATACTATCCGTTATTTGGTGGAATGCATCCGTTCCTTTTTCCATTTTGATTTTTTCCCTGATTTTTTATCGGAACCGGTTTAAGGAAATTTTCAGGAGAAAAGAAAACAAACTGGTATTGATCGCTGCTTTTGCATTTCTACTTCACGGTTTTTTCCACAACCCGCAATTGGGATTTCCCGCGGATTGGGATCTGATGGGATTTTATTGGATTCCTCTTACATGGATTGCATGGGTTCTTTGGAAGGAGATTGATTCCATTTCTGTATACTTTCTGCCTCTTCTTGCCTTCTCCTTATTTTTACAAATAGGAAATGCAATCATTCTCTCTAAAACTTCTCCGGAAAAAGAGATCGTTCTAAAACAAACGAATCAATTAGTATTAGAATATTCTAAACAAAATAAAGAACTGATTCGTAATCTTCCCAAAACGGAAAAGAAGTTTTATGCTAAAACAGATTTTTTCCTATTCAAAGCGGAACGAATTACAAATAGTCTTTGCGAATTCCCGGAAAAGAACAATCAGTTGAAAGATTTGGTTGATTTAAGAAAAGAATGGCGAGCCGCTTATGCGGCAAAAAAACCCAAGGATAAGGTCTGGTACAAAGACTTTATCACAAGGGCGACGATTACAAATACAAAGTATGTTAAATCTCTAGAAGCAAATAAGATATGTCATCCTGAGCTTTAG
- a CDS encoding esterase/lipase family protein, producing MKTKLVTGIFALFLAIPSSGLFAGPLDGQCIALVHGILGFDDTKGLAAGLVKYWGGLDAYLRTQGAKVTTPGSSAANSIPVRAEQIQSAVTSWMSSNGCSKVQLVGHSQGGLVVRYMVKNLGFASKTATVTSVDSLHKGAPLADIVLGVIPSWLQPFANSALSLLAKLVYRDGRPQDVIAMGKSLTVSYVNSFNTTTPNVSGLKYYSYGNAMAWADLIQHPLMALTHPITWAGGLFYGLGGANDGVVPLTSQKWGTYKGEAPSYWFATGIDHLQATNFEWSGQTYFDVNGWYLNIAKNAKAAL from the coding sequence ATGAAAACAAAATTAGTTACGGGAATTTTTGCCCTCTTTCTCGCGATCCCATCATCGGGATTATTTGCAGGCCCATTAGATGGTCAGTGCATCGCACTCGTACACGGAATCTTAGGATTCGATGATACGAAAGGTCTTGCTGCAGGTTTGGTAAAATATTGGGGTGGATTGGATGCATACCTCAGAACTCAAGGTGCAAAAGTAACTACTCCTGGTAGCTCCGCAGCGAATAGCATTCCTGTTCGTGCTGAACAAATTCAGTCTGCCGTAACTTCCTGGATGAGCTCTAACGGTTGTTCTAAGGTTCAGTTGGTAGGTCACTCTCAAGGTGGACTTGTTGTTCGTTATATGGTTAAGAATTTAGGTTTTGCGAGCAAAACTGCTACGGTAACTTCCGTTGACTCCCTTCATAAAGGTGCTCCTCTTGCTGACATCGTTTTAGGAGTGATTCCTTCTTGGTTGCAACCATTCGCAAACTCCGCACTCAGTTTGCTTGCTAAATTGGTTTACCGTGACGGTCGTCCACAAGACGTAATCGCAATGGGTAAATCTTTGACTGTAAGTTACGTAAACAGTTTTAATACTACTACTCCTAACGTTTCCGGATTGAAATACTATTCTTATGGAAATGCTATGGCTTGGGCTGACCTTATTCAACATCCACTTATGGCACTCACTCACCCGATCACTTGGGCTGGTGGACTCTTCTACGGATTGGGTGGAGCAAATGACGGAGTGGTTCCATTGACTTCTCAAAAATGGGGAACTTACAAAGGTGAAGCTCCTTCTTATTGGTTCGCAACAGGTATCGACCATTTACAAGCAACTAACTTCGAATGGAGTGGTCAAACTTACTTCGACGTGAACGGTTGGTATTTGAACATTGCTAAGAACGCGAAAGCGGCTCTTTAA
- a CDS encoding esterase/lipase family protein, with protein MKTKLVTGIFALLLSIPSSGLFAGPLDGQCIALVHGILGFDDTNGLAAGLVKYWGGLDGYLRSQGAKVTTPGSSAANSIPVRADQIKTAVTSWMSSNGCAKVQLIGHSQGGLVVRYMVKNLGFNTKTATVTTVDSLHKGAPLADIVLGVIPSWLQPYANSALSLLAKLLYRDGRPQDVIAMGQSLTVSYVNSFNTTTPNVSGLKYYSYGNAMAWADLIQHPIMALTHPITWAGGLYYGLGGANDGVVPLTSQKWGTYKGEAPSYLLATGIDHLQATNFEWSGQTFFDVQGWYLNIAKNAKAAL; from the coding sequence ATGAAAACAAAATTAGTCACAGGGATTTTTGCCCTACTTCTCTCCATTCCATCGTCTGGACTATTTGCAGGTCCGTTAGACGGTCAGTGCATCGCACTCGTACACGGAATCTTAGGATTCGATGATACCAACGGACTTGCCGCCGGCTTAGTGAAATACTGGGGTGGATTGGACGGTTATCTTCGTTCTCAAGGCGCAAAAGTAACTACTCCAGGAAGTTCCGCAGCCAATAGCATTCCTGTTCGTGCCGATCAAATTAAAACAGCTGTTACATCTTGGATGAGTTCCAACGGTTGTGCGAAAGTTCAGTTGATCGGCCACTCTCAAGGCGGACTTGTTGTTCGTTATATGGTCAAAAACCTAGGTTTCAATACGAAAACCGCAACTGTAACTACTGTTGATTCTCTTCATAAAGGTGCTCCTCTTGCCGATATCGTTCTAGGAGTGATTCCTTCCTGGTTACAGCCTTATGCAAACTCCGCACTCAGCTTACTTGCTAAGCTCTTATATCGTGACGGTCGTCCTCAAGACGTAATCGCAATGGGTCAATCTTTGACAGTAAGTTATGTAAACAGTTTCAATACTACTACTCCTAACGTTTCCGGACTGAAATACTATTCCTATGGAAATGCTATGGCTTGGGCGGATTTGATTCAACATCCCATCATGGCACTCACTCACCCGATCACTTGGGCAGGCGGGCTATATTACGGATTGGGTGGGGCAAATGACGGTGTGGTTCCGCTGACTTCCCAAAAATGGGGAACTTACAAAGGAGAAGCTCCTTCGTATTTACTCGCAACAGGTATCGACCATTTGCAAGCAACCAACTTCGAATGGAGCGGCCAAACTTTTTTCGATGTTCAAGGTTGGTATTTGAACATTGCTAAGAACGCAAAAGCGGCTCTTTAA
- a CDS encoding glycoside hydrolase family 36 protein, protein MKIQYRVYDSITLSSFLPTKPGLFVSECKKFELQIVSTSVSKAETILSPKLIWRESTRPEVGFSVDFLELDLDTRLDGNGFQLFQHGYQSWSLSKKMNSGEEDRSPRLAFLQYSQENIYSKHSGKPGEYISEYFALLYSNYNGHGLLFASLDRGEFGIKFNVRLTDSGEMGKVSAIYDFYCLPDLRPNAKLAISKIKVESFVKDPEKKLAGYFRELGEKLGTPVFPKKVPTGWCSWYYYYTKISQKNILENLAKVREQNLPIEFFQIDDGYQKEIGDWLVPNDKFPGGMRILADEIKRVGLKPGIWLAPFLVRKKSEFFRKYPEAILKDENGKPIPALYQPLWGLDATYALDITHPTSLSYLEKVFSTIVKEWGYSYLKLDFLYAGLLPGEVYKKSLSPQGRYMEALQLIRKTVGKNTFLLGCGAPMLPSVGFFDGMRISCDVTPFWNQEKIRVFLKDRNALSTKTALTNDLTRASMHRNLWLNDPDCLLVRKKKNKMNESQTILMASIMAISGGMLLVSDDLTKLEPERLQLLKKAFQLNADCQAHTPIPIGIFEEDFPQAMYNPAGFLGIWNPTETTKKVKIRLPFTIKSKEPYLDYWTGTIVDLELSAKKDSIEMELPAYGSVVLSV, encoded by the coding sequence ATGAAAATTCAATACAGAGTTTACGATTCCATTACCTTATCTTCCTTTCTCCCGACAAAACCAGGCTTATTCGTCAGTGAATGTAAAAAATTCGAACTTCAAATTGTCTCCACTTCCGTAAGTAAGGCGGAAACGATCCTTTCTCCCAAGCTGATCTGGAGAGAATCCACAAGGCCCGAAGTGGGATTTTCCGTTGATTTTCTGGAATTGGACCTGGATACGCGTCTGGACGGAAACGGATTTCAATTATTCCAACACGGGTACCAATCCTGGTCTCTTTCCAAAAAGATGAATTCCGGTGAAGAAGACCGCTCTCCCAGACTTGCATTTTTGCAATATTCCCAAGAAAACATTTATTCCAAACATTCCGGCAAACCGGGAGAATACATTTCCGAATATTTCGCTCTCTTATATTCCAATTACAATGGGCACGGATTGTTATTTGCTTCTCTCGACAGGGGAGAATTCGGAATCAAATTCAATGTCCGTCTAACGGATTCAGGTGAAATGGGGAAAGTATCGGCTATCTACGATTTTTACTGTTTGCCCGACTTACGTCCCAACGCAAAACTCGCGATTTCCAAAATCAAAGTCGAATCTTTCGTAAAAGATCCTGAGAAAAAACTAGCCGGTTATTTTCGTGAACTGGGAGAAAAATTGGGAACACCCGTATTTCCCAAAAAAGTACCTACGGGATGGTGCTCCTGGTATTATTATTACACAAAGATCAGTCAAAAAAACATTCTGGAGAACCTAGCAAAGGTTAGAGAACAAAATCTGCCGATCGAATTTTTTCAAATTGACGACGGATACCAAAAGGAAATAGGAGACTGGCTTGTTCCGAATGATAAATTTCCGGGAGGAATGCGAATCCTTGCGGATGAAATCAAACGTGTGGGGCTTAAGCCTGGAATCTGGCTTGCTCCTTTTTTGGTTCGGAAAAAATCGGAATTTTTCCGAAAATACCCCGAAGCGATTCTGAAAGATGAAAACGGAAAGCCGATTCCTGCACTTTATCAGCCGTTATGGGGGCTTGACGCAACGTACGCACTTGACATCACTCATCCTACTTCACTTTCGTATCTGGAAAAAGTATTTTCCACAATTGTCAAAGAATGGGGTTATTCCTATTTGAAATTGGATTTTCTTTATGCGGGATTACTTCCCGGAGAAGTTTACAAAAAAAGTCTATCGCCTCAAGGCCGTTATATGGAAGCGCTGCAATTGATCCGCAAAACCGTAGGGAAAAATACATTTCTACTCGGGTGCGGTGCTCCCATGTTGCCTTCCGTTGGATTTTTTGACGGAATGCGGATCTCTTGCGACGTCACTCCTTTCTGGAACCAGGAAAAGATACGGGTCTTTTTAAAAGACAGAAACGCGCTCTCCACAAAAACAGCGCTTACCAACGACCTCACCCGCGCTTCCATGCATCGCAATCTTTGGTTAAACGATCCCGATTGTCTTCTTGTCAGAAAGAAAAAAAATAAAATGAACGAAAGCCAGACCATTCTTATGGCTTCCATCATGGCAATCTCCGGGGGAATGTTGCTTGTTTCCGACGATTTGACAAAATTGGAACCGGAACGATTGCAACTTCTCAAAAAAGCATTTCAATTGAATGCGGATTGCCAAGCGCACACTCCGATTCCGATAGGAATATTTGAAGAAGATTTTCCACAAGCAATGTACAACCCTGCCGGTTTTTTAGGCATTTGGAATCCAACAGAGACAACTAAAAAGGTAAAGATCAGGTTGCCATTCACGATCAAATCCAAAGAACCTTATCTTGACTATTGGACGGGAACCATTGTCGATCTGGAATTGTCCGCAAAAAAAGACAGTATCGAGATGGAATTGCCCGCCTACGGAAGCGTAGTCCTATCGGTATAA
- a CDS encoding ribonuclease D, with the protein MTQKRSSIKPVVFQGDLSDEFFDAFKKDDRLAVDCEMMGLNPRRDRLCVVQIGDSKNRVALVQILPGQKDAPKIQKLFESKDIVKVFHFARMDLTFLRARLGIKVQSVFCTKIGSKLARTYTDKHGLKELIREFFEENIDKKNQSSDWGKKILTKDQVDYASTDVRFLISLEQILTEMMIRENRFEIAQKCFNFLETQVELDLLEVPNLFEH; encoded by the coding sequence ATGACCCAAAAACGTTCAAGTATAAAACCGGTAGTCTTTCAAGGTGACTTAAGCGACGAGTTTTTCGATGCCTTCAAAAAAGACGATCGGTTGGCGGTCGACTGTGAGATGATGGGATTGAATCCGAGACGCGACAGACTCTGCGTTGTGCAAATCGGAGACTCTAAAAACAGAGTGGCTCTGGTTCAGATTCTCCCCGGCCAAAAAGACGCACCTAAAATTCAAAAATTATTCGAATCCAAAGACATTGTTAAGGTTTTTCATTTTGCACGCATGGATCTTACTTTTCTCCGTGCCCGTTTGGGAATCAAAGTGCAAAGCGTATTCTGTACTAAGATAGGAAGCAAACTCGCCCGCACTTATACCGACAAACACGGATTAAAAGAACTCATTCGCGAGTTTTTTGAAGAGAACATAGACAAAAAAAATCAATCTTCCGATTGGGGCAAAAAAATCCTTACCAAAGATCAGGTGGATTATGCTTCAACGGATGTTCGGTTTCTGATTTCTTTGGAACAGATTCTCACAGAGATGATGATTCGTGAAAATAGATTCGAAATCGCTCAGAAATGTTTTAACTTTTTGGAAACCCAGGTAGAACTGGATTTGCTCGAAGTTCCCAATCTATTCGAACATTGA